The window CGCGCCGAGTTTCAGACAGCCGAAGAAGGCGAGCACGTTCACGTACTCGTTCGACCGGCCGAGTTTCCACAGCGCGAGCGAGGCCGCGATGAAGAACGTCGCCACCGGACTGTCCGGCACGAAGGGCCACATCACGACCGGTTCGATGGAGAACTGGAAGCCGTAGTACCAGAAGCCGAAGGCGGTCCCGACGAGGTTCGTCAGGACGACGAGCCACGCGATGTTGAGGCCGACGTTCTCCAGCCACTCCGGCAGGGGCGCGAGGTACCGCGGCACGTCGGCCGGGGCGGGGAGTCCGTCGCGGGTCGTGAGCCGTCGGATCGTCCCCCGGACGGTCGAACGCGAGGGGGTCGCCATACCCGGCAATAGCAGGCGGGCGTAAAGTGGGTGGCGGTCCCGGTGCTCGCGTCCGCCGGGAGTCCGACCACCGGAGAGCGCCGGGCAGGGCTGTCGGGAACGACCGCGTTAAGTGGTTCGCGCCCAAGTAACATCCATGCCTGAGGAGACCGATCTGGAGGAACTCAAGCGCGGGACCGAACTGGTCAAGCGAGGCTTCGCCCGGATGCAGAAGGGTGGGGTCATCATGGACGTGGTGACCCGCGAACAGGCCCGGATCGCCGAGGACGCGGGCGCGGTCGCGGTGATGGCCCTCGAGGCCGTCCCGGCCGACATCCGGAAGCGGGGCGGCGTCGCCCGGATGCCCGACCCCGTCAACGTCGAGGAGATCATCGACGAGGTGTCCATCCCGGTGATGGGCAAGTCGCGGATCGGCCACACGATGGAAGCCCGGATCCTCGAATCGCTCGGCGTGGACATGATCGACGAGTCCGAGGTGCTGACGCCGGCCGACGACGACTACCACATCGACAAGCGCGACTTCGCCTCCCCGTTCGTCTGCGGGGCGCGCAACCTGCCCGAGGCCCTGCGCCGGATCGAGGAGGGCGCGGCGATGATCCGGACGAAGGGCGAGGCCGGCACGGGCGACGTGAACCAGGCCGTCACCCACCAGCGCAACATCAAGGGTGCGATCCGCGAGATCCAGGGGAAGACCCACGAGGAACGCGAGAAGTGGGCCCGCGAGCACGAAGCGCCGGCACATCTCGTTCACGAGACTGCAGAGCAGGGCCGCCTGCCGGTCGTCAACTTCGCGGCCGGCGGCATCGCCACGCCCGCCGACGCGGCGCTGATGATGCACCACGGCTGTGACGGTATCTTCGTCGGGTCCGGCATCTTCGGCGCGGAGAACCCCGAGAAGATGGGCACCGCCATCGTCGAGGCCGTCAACAACTGGGACGACCCGGACCGACTGGCCGAGATCGCCAAGGGCATCGGGAAGGGCATGAAGGGCCAGTCGAACAGCGACATGCCCGACGAGGAGAAGTTGCAGGGTCGCGGCGTCTGAGGACGCGACGCCCTCGATGCGGTCGCCGAACAGGCTTTTCTCGCGGGCGGTCGAAGGCCCGCCATGGCCGACGAATCCGACATCGCGGTGGACGTAGAGGTCGAAGTCGAGGTCGACGGACAGGAACTGGAGATCGAGGTCGGCGAGACGCAGAGCGCCGAAGCCGAGTTGGAGGTCTCCGGCGTCGAGATCGAAGTCGAAGTGGAGATCGAGAACCGTGGCGAGGGGAGTGACGACGAAGGAAGTGTGGGGGACGACGACGAGGAGTCCGAAATCGAGGGTGAAGCGAGTGAGGACGAGAGCGAGGCTGAAGACGGGAGTGATCGCTACGTCGATCTGGACGACGCCGACGAGAGGGAGAGCGACGACGGCGAGTAGGCTCGGAGCTACGTGGGTTTCGAGTTCGGTCTTGGCGTCGAGGGTGCTGGCCGTGACTCCGCCAGCGACCGCTTCAGCAACCGCGACAGCACCGCAGACCGCACCAGCACCGCGACTCGATCCGGTGCAAACGGAATATTCGACTGCGACAGCACAGCATCCGCGACTGCAGACAGCAACAGCACCACTACTCGTGCTAGCGCGAGGAACCGCACCCGCGACCGCACAGCACCGCACCTCGGACCTCCCCAGCCTCGGGTCGCGCACGAGAGCGCGACCCTCCCTCGCGCACGTTTCTCGCGCGCGCCGGATTCGAGGTGAAAGCGCACGCAACTCGGGGTTTATAAGGGATTTCGAACGTTTTTATACCCCTCACAGACGGCAGGCTCGTCACCCGTTCCGGCCGATTCTGGAACCCGGATCAGGACGCGATCTGCTGGCGACCGGAATCGAGGCGTGTTCGAGCGACAGCGAGAACCGCCTCGCAGTCCGTGTCGCCAGCAGTCGGGGAGGTTCGGGGACGACTGCGACGACCGGGTTCCGAACCGAGAGACGATTCGCCGGGTGACGACCAGTGACGACACGATGGGTCGCAGAGTCGGGTGGGACTGAAAGGGGCCGGTCTCTCGACCTGTCCCCGACGCCGGTAGCACCGCAGGGAGGGAGAGCGAGCTTGCTCGCTCTCCCGACTGAGGCGCGCACCAAGTCGCGGGCAGTCGAGAGACCGGGGGCTTTCATCACTCGTCGTCCACGACCGAGTTCACGTCAGCGACCGACTCGACCAAGCCACCGTCCGCGACCGATTCGACCGAGTTCACGTCAGCGACTCACTCCGCGTCCAACTCCTCCTGCCACGCCTGCACCTTCGCCATCAGTTCCACGGGCGGCGTCTCGTTCACGTCCGTCCCGCGCAGTTCCGCCAGCACGCGCTCGGTCTCGGGGTCGAGCGCCGGCCCGTCTGCCGGCGCGTCGTCCGAGCCACCACCCGACTCAGCATCCGAACCACCCACCTCTGTGACCTGCCCGCCGTCCGACTCCGCGCCGGCGAACTGGCCCGACGACAGGTCGAAGACGGCCTGCACCGGTTCGCCCGAGCCACCGCCCTTCGCCTCGACGGCCTTCTCGTCGCGCAGGCGATCCAAGACGGTTCGGGCGCGCGAGACGACCGGCCCCGGCACGCCCGCCAGATCGGCGACGTGAATCCCGTAGGAGCGGTCTGTCGCCCCGTCCTCGACCGTCCGGAGGAACGTCACGTCGCCGTCGCGTTCGTCCGCCGCGACGTGGACGTTGTGGACCCTGTCGAGGTGCTCGGCGAGGCCGGTGAGTTCGTGGTAGTGCGTGGCGAAGAGCGTCTTCGCCCGGACGTGGTTGTGGAGGTACTCGGTGGCGGCCCACGCGATGGAGATACCGTCGTAAGTCGCGGTCCCCCGGCCCACCTCGTCCAGAATCACCAGCGACTCCTCCGTGGCCGAGTGGAGGATGTTCGACAGCTCCTGCATCTCGACCATGAACGTCGAGCGACCCTGCGCGAGTTCGTCCAGCGCGCCGACGCGAGTGTAGATACCGTCGACCAGTCCCACGGTCGCCGCGTCTGCGGGGACGAAACTGCCGATCTGTGCGAGCAGGACGATCAACGCCGACTGGCGCATGTAGGTCGACTTCCCGGACATGTTCGGGCCGGTGACGATGAGGAAGCCGCGCTGTCGATCCATCCGGAGGTCGTTCGGCACGAAGTCGGTCGTCGTCTCCACGACCGGGTGCCGGCCGGCGGTCACGTCGAGCGGTCCCGGGTCGGTGAGTTCCGGCCGGACCCAGTTCTGGCTCGCGGCGTGAGTGGCGAGCGACGCCAGCGCGTCGATCTCGGCGAGAGTCCTCCCCACGTCCTGCAGCAGTTCGGCGTGGTCGGCCACGCGCTCCCGGAGGTCGCCGAAGAGGTCGTACTCCAGGTCGCCACGGGCCTCTTCCAGCCGGAGAATCTCGCGTTCCCGTTCCTCCAACTCCTCGGTGACGAACCGCTTCGAGTTCTTCAGCGTCTTGATCTCGCGGTAGTGCTCGGGCACCTGATCGGCCACGGACTTCCCGACCTGGACGTAGTAGCCGTCGGTCTTGTTCCGGTCGACCGTGACGTGACTCAGGCCGTGCTCGCGCTTCTCGCGGTCCGCGAGGGTGTCGAGCCACTCTCTCGCCGCCTCGTGGTCGTCGATGATCGCGTCCAGTTCGTCGTCGTAGCCCTTCCGAAAGAGGCCGCCCTGCGTGACCGTCTTCGGCGGGTCCTCGGCCAGCGTGTCGGCGAGTTCGTCGTGGAGGCTCGCGGCCGTCTCGCGGTCCGGGCGGCGGATCACCTCGGCGAGTGGCGAGTCGGCGAGTTCGGTCCCCTCGATGGCGTCGGCGACCGCCGGCAGGAGCGCGAGGGTGTCCCGAACCGACAACAGGGCGTGGGCGTCGGCGCTCCCGGAGACGGCACGGGAGGCGAGGCGTTCGAGGTCGTAGCCGCCGTCGAGGGTGTCCCGGACGCGCTCTCGTGCGAGGGCGGCCGACGCGAGTGCCTCCACGGCGTCGAGGCGGCGGTCCAGTTCGTCGCGGTCTCGGCGGGGGCGCGTCACCCACTCCCGGAGGAGGCGACCGCCGGGACTGGTGACGGTGTGGTCGAGGGTGTCGAGCAGGCTCCCGGAGCGCCCGCCCTGCATCGTCTCGGTGAGTTCGAGGTTGCGCTGGGTCGTCGCGTCGAGTTCGACGTGGTCCCCGGCGTGGTACGCCTCCAGTCGGGTCATCGACTCCCGGACGCCAGCGCCGGTCTCGGCGACGTACGCCAGCACGGCCCCGGCGGCCTGCACCGCCCGGTCGCTGTCGACGCCGACACTCTCCAGTGCGCCCGCGCCGAACTGCTCGCGCACGGTGTGCCGGGCGCGACCGGGGGCGAAGGCGTCGGGGTCGGCGAGCGAGAGCGTCGCGTCGAGGTCCTCGCGGACCCGCGAGAGGAACCGCTCGTCGTTCCGGACCGCCGGACCCGGGACCAGTTCGACCGGGCCGAACCGGTACAGTTCGGCGTGGGCGTCGGCGGTCGACTCGACCGCCGTCACGAGGAACCGACCGGTGGTCACGTCCGCGAAGGCGAGTCCGTACTCGGCGTCCGCGGGGTCGCTCGTCGGCGACTCCTCGGGCCCGGCCCGGACGACGCCCGCGAGGTACTGGGCCTCGGCGTCGGTGGTCTCCAGCAGTGTGCCGGGTGTGACGACCCGCGAGATGCGCCGGGCGTGCCCGTCGTCGGTCTCGTACTGGTCGGCCACCGCGACCCGGTAGCCGCGTTCGACGAGCGCCTTCAGGTACGGCGTGAGGTCGTCCACCGGCACGCCGGCCATCGGATAGGAGGAGCCGTGTGAGGACTTCTGGGAGACCTTCAGATCCAGTTCGCGGCCCACGGTCTCGGCGTCCTCGGCGAAGAACTCGTAGAAGTCGCCACACTGCATCGTCAGGAGGTCGGCGTCTGTCTCTTCTTTGAGCGAGAGGAACTCGCCGACGATGCCCGTCGCAGTCATACTACGGTGTGGCGGGTGAGCGGGGTAAAACGCTGTGGGTCTGGCCCGGGTCGACCCCGGCTCGCGCACCGACGCCGGTTGTCACGCTGACAGGATTAAGTACTCGTACAGCGTCTCGGCGCGCATGAGAACCCACAGTGACGACGTCGGCACAGCCGGACTCGCAGTCGAGGCGCTCGCGCCCGAGGACGCCTTCGCACTGCTGGGCAACGAGATCAGGATGGGCGTGCTGGAGGCGCTGTGGCGCGCGCTCCCCGACCGAGTCAGCTTCTCCGACCTCCGCGAGACGGTCGGCGTGCGCGACAGCGGGCAGTTCAACTACCACCTCGGGAGACTCACCGACCGGTTCGTCCACCGGAACGAAGACGGCTACACCCTGCGCCCGGCCGGGACGCTCGTCATGGGTGCGGTCGTCTCCGGGAGCTACACCCACACCGGACGCGCCGACCCGATCCGCCTCCCGGACCCCTGCTACCTGTGTGGCGGCCCACTCGTGTTGACCTACGAAGACGAGCGCGCGACCATCGCCTGCGAGGACTGCGCGGAACTGGTGACCGGCGCGACCGTCCCGCCGGGTGTGCTGGCCGACTACGACACCGACGACCTGCCGGGAGTCGTCGCCGCGTTCGTCCGGACGCTGGTGCGACACGCCCAGGCCGGCTTCTGTCCGACCTGTCACGGCCGGATGGAGGGTCGACTGCAACTCGTCGACGCGACCGACACTCACAGCGCCGATGCCGACACCGCCGACCCGACAGTCCGCGTCAGCTACGACTGTGCCCGGTGTCCCGAGCGAGTCCAGGCCAGCGTCGCCACCGCGATCATGGAGACCACGCCGGTCGTCGCCTTCCACGACGACCACGGTATCGACGTGACACGGGAACCGACGTGGCGACTCGACTGGCTCCACGACGACGCCCTCGACGTCGTCTCGACCGACCCTCTGTGCGTCCACCGGACGATCACGCTCGGTGACGACCGACTGACCGTCGTCGTGGACGCCGACCTCGCCGTCGAGCCGATTCCGACGGACGACCCGGTCCTCGTGGACGCCGACCGCGACGCCGTCCCGCAGGAGCTACGTGGCTCGCGCCCCGACGAGCCGGTATGAGCGATCCGGACACCGGCACCGCCGACGCGACCGACGAACGCGCTCCGGCCTCAGCGACCGACGACCGACCGATCTCCCTCGCGGACGCCGCGGAACTCGACGCGCTGGTCGCGGACCGCGACCTCGTGCTCGTGGAGTGTTTCACCGAGGGCTGTGGCATCTGTGCCAGCATGGAACCGGTCCTCGGCAACGTCGCCCGCGTGACCGACGCGACCGTCGCGCTGGTGAACCCCCGCGACGACCCCGAACTGATCGACCGGTTCACGATCCAGTCGGTCCCGACCCTCCTGCTGTTCGTCGAGGGGGAACTGGTCGCCCGCCTCGCCGACGGCTTTCAGGGCGTCGAAGCGGTCGTGGCGTTCGTCGAGTCGAACCGCTGACCCCGGCGAGCGCCGACACCGCGCCGACACCGCCCCGCTGAACTGTCCTGCTCAACAGTTAATCCTCTCCGCGTCGTCTCTCCACGTATGAGCCGAGCAGAAGCCTACGACGGACTGGTGGCGTGGGAGGAGTGCCCGAACTGCGGATTCCGCGCGTTCGCCACCGACGCACCTCGTGTGTGCCCCCGGTGTGACACCGAACTCGTGTCGGCGACGGAGTGACCGACTCCGACGCGTCGACCCAGCGTCACCACACCCGTCTCAGACACCCTCGACCAGCCGTCGCAACTGCGCCGGCGGGACCGCCCCGCGTGCCGCGTACCCCTCGTAGACGAACGTCGGCACGCCGGTCACGCCGGCCTCCCGTGCGTCGGTGAACTGCTCGCGGACCTCCGCGTGGAGCGTCTCGTCCGACAGGGCGTCCGCGACTTCCTGTCCGTCGACGCCCGCGGACTCGGCGAGATCCACGAGGAGATCACGGTCGCCGATGTCCGCACCCTCCTGCCAGAGCGCGTCGAAGATCGCCTCGTCGAAGTCCAGCCACGTCTCGTAGTCGTAGTGACGCTTCACGTGGATCGAGGCGACCTGCGCCGGCAGGGAGTCGATGTCGGTGGCGATGTCGAGGTTCATCGCCACGTCGTACTGCTCCTGCAGGCGGCGGACGTTCTGTTTCGCCTGCTCGAAGTACTCGTCGTCTTTGCCGTCGTCGACCGAGTGGTCTATCTCGCCGTCCGGACCGCGCTTGTGCGATCGGAGGTCGAACGGTCGCCAGTCGATTTCGAGTGGCTCGTCGCGGTCGGCCTGGTACTGCCGGAGGGACTCGCGCCCGAGGTAACAGAACGGGCAGACGTAGTCCGAGTAGACCGTGATCTGATCGGTGTCGTCCATACCAGCCGAAGTGTGCCAGCACTGGTAAACGAACCGTTCGCGGTCGTGTGTACCGGGAGCCCGGTCGAGAGACGACCGGATCACTCCCGCCGCGTCAGCGCCCACTCCGCCGCCGTTCGCACGTCCTCGCTGTCGTCGGTCTCGGCCAGTCGCGCCAGCGCGTCGGTCGCCTGCTGGCCCGAGAAGCCCGAGAGTGCCGACACGAGTCGGTAGCGCAGTCGGTCGTTCTCCGCAGCGTCGAGCAGGTCGACCACCGGACCGACCGCGCGCTCGTCGTCCAGTTGTCCGAGCGAGACGGCCGCCTGCTCGCGGACCAGATCGTCCGGGTCGTCCAGTGCGTCGAGCAGTGGCTCGACCGCCTGCTGGTCGCCGAGGTTCCCGAGTGCGTTCGCGGCCGCCCGCCGGACCGGCACGTCGTCCGCCGCATCCTCCCGTCTCGAGTCGCCCGACAGCGCGTCGATCAGCGGCTCGGTCGCGCGCTCGTCACCGAGTCGGCCGAGGGCGTCCGGCACGCGCTCCCGAACCGCCGACTCGTCGGTCAGCGCGGTCAACAGCGCCTCGACGGCGTCGTCGCGTCGGTCGTCGGTTGCTGTCTCTCGCCCCTGCTGTCGGCCCGCGAACTGCTGGCCGAGTGCAGTGACGGCGGTCGCGCGA of the Salinirubrum litoreum genome contains:
- the pdxS gene encoding pyridoxal 5'-phosphate synthase lyase subunit PdxS, with protein sequence MPEETDLEELKRGTELVKRGFARMQKGGVIMDVVTREQARIAEDAGAVAVMALEAVPADIRKRGGVARMPDPVNVEEIIDEVSIPVMGKSRIGHTMEARILESLGVDMIDESEVLTPADDDYHIDKRDFASPFVCGARNLPEALRRIEEGAAMIRTKGEAGTGDVNQAVTHQRNIKGAIREIQGKTHEEREKWAREHEAPAHLVHETAEQGRLPVVNFAAGGIATPADAALMMHHGCDGIFVGSGIFGAENPEKMGTAIVEAVNNWDDPDRLAEIAKGIGKGMKGQSNSDMPDEEKLQGRGV
- the mutS gene encoding DNA mismatch repair protein MutS gives rise to the protein MTATGIVGEFLSLKEETDADLLTMQCGDFYEFFAEDAETVGRELDLKVSQKSSHGSSYPMAGVPVDDLTPYLKALVERGYRVAVADQYETDDGHARRISRVVTPGTLLETTDAEAQYLAGVVRAGPEESPTSDPADAEYGLAFADVTTGRFLVTAVESTADAHAELYRFGPVELVPGPAVRNDERFLSRVREDLDATLSLADPDAFAPGRARHTVREQFGAGALESVGVDSDRAVQAAGAVLAYVAETGAGVRESMTRLEAYHAGDHVELDATTQRNLELTETMQGGRSGSLLDTLDHTVTSPGGRLLREWVTRPRRDRDELDRRLDAVEALASAALARERVRDTLDGGYDLERLASRAVSGSADAHALLSVRDTLALLPAVADAIEGTELADSPLAEVIRRPDRETAASLHDELADTLAEDPPKTVTQGGLFRKGYDDELDAIIDDHEAAREWLDTLADREKREHGLSHVTVDRNKTDGYYVQVGKSVADQVPEHYREIKTLKNSKRFVTEELEEREREILRLEEARGDLEYDLFGDLRERVADHAELLQDVGRTLAEIDALASLATHAASQNWVRPELTDPGPLDVTAGRHPVVETTTDFVPNDLRMDRQRGFLIVTGPNMSGKSTYMRQSALIVLLAQIGSFVPADAATVGLVDGIYTRVGALDELAQGRSTFMVEMQELSNILHSATEESLVILDEVGRGTATYDGISIAWAATEYLHNHVRAKTLFATHYHELTGLAEHLDRVHNVHVAADERDGDVTFLRTVEDGATDRSYGIHVADLAGVPGPVVSRARTVLDRLRDEKAVEAKGGGSGEPVQAVFDLSSGQFAGAESDGGQVTEVGGSDAESGGGSDDAPADGPALDPETERVLAELRGTDVNETPPVELMAKVQAWQEELDAE
- a CDS encoding DUF7351 domain-containing protein, whose translation is MRTHSDDVGTAGLAVEALAPEDAFALLGNEIRMGVLEALWRALPDRVSFSDLRETVGVRDSGQFNYHLGRLTDRFVHRNEDGYTLRPAGTLVMGAVVSGSYTHTGRADPIRLPDPCYLCGGPLVLTYEDERATIACEDCAELVTGATVPPGVLADYDTDDLPGVVAAFVRTLVRHAQAGFCPTCHGRMEGRLQLVDATDTHSADADTADPTVRVSYDCARCPERVQASVATAIMETTPVVAFHDDHGIDVTREPTWRLDWLHDDALDVVSTDPLCVHRTITLGDDRLTVVVDADLAVEPIPTDDPVLVDADRDAVPQELRGSRPDEPV
- a CDS encoding thioredoxin family protein, with protein sequence MSDPDTGTADATDERAPASATDDRPISLADAAELDALVADRDLVLVECFTEGCGICASMEPVLGNVARVTDATVALVNPRDDPELIDRFTIQSVPTLLLFVEGELVARLADGFQGVEAVVAFVESNR
- a CDS encoding DsbA family oxidoreductase, which encodes MDDTDQITVYSDYVCPFCYLGRESLRQYQADRDEPLEIDWRPFDLRSHKRGPDGEIDHSVDDGKDDEYFEQAKQNVRRLQEQYDVAMNLDIATDIDSLPAQVASIHVKRHYDYETWLDFDEAIFDALWQEGADIGDRDLLVDLAESAGVDGQEVADALSDETLHAEVREQFTDAREAGVTGVPTFVYEGYAARGAVPPAQLRRLVEGV